Proteins encoded together in one Vanessa tameamea isolate UH-Manoa-2023 chromosome 28, ilVanTame1 primary haplotype, whole genome shotgun sequence window:
- the LOC113391896 gene encoding uncharacterized protein LOC113391896, whose product MSASTVSRGTPARVNGTDIIDLDRYMRATVRPSRHRPQHTRERLIVDAGGINRIPVDVSSSTDSSPLQSHTHTRDHCKQYSHDSGLSDGSYLRQRHRPQRRVSVEKSRESSRVAGSNSSVREFKAACEKALREQQQQIARVAELCEKLVQPQIAQNILQTATPNVTNVGQNSPNTPRVTQTFNCMNQNTNQFGQYLNSDLNENTLCVKQNFGQNVSQIKRVNRDLSPCTSDITSSSCSTRNVKMRDKHRSDSCKTYNLIMGKLDELSQLFATRRVPVQTHLVRQSSESVSMCDKVVATDDGRGRNFDTVKVLHTSKLNGRVQPINQSLERRQLKTQYAMNVTTVGRGRNHVAGDGCLSDAGSVSDVFDLDNPLHLYSQAKRLQELRASSQRTSSSRPPHKRQNARDYESEALGDQVEGTRSVCALCREYWRIIRQYFNK is encoded by the exons ATGTCTGCGTCGACTGTGTCGCGCGGAACACCAGCGAGGGTAAACGGCACGGACATCATAGACCTGGATCGCTACATGCGTGCTACGGTACGACCCTCGCGACACCGACCTCAACACACCCG tgAGCGCTTGATCGTGGATGCGGGCGGTATAAACAGAATACCAGTAGATGTCAGCTCCAGTACCGATAGTAGTCCTTTGCAATCGCACACACACACTCGGGATCACTGCAAGCAATACTCGCACGACTCTGGATTGTCCGATGGTAGTTATCTGAGGCAAAGACATCGACCACAGAG acgtGTTAGCGTAGAAAAATCTCGCGAGTCAAGTCGAGTGGCGGGCTCAAACTCGTCAGTGCGCGAATTCAAAGCTGCTTGCGAAAAGGCGTTACGCGAACAACAGCAACAAATAGCACGAGTCGCTGAACTTTGCGAGAAATTAGTGCAACCGCAAATCGcacaaaatattcttcaaacaGCAACTCCGAATGTCACAAACGTTGGACAAAATTCTCCCAACACTCCCCGAGTAACTCAAACTTTTAACTGTATGAACCAAAATACAAATCAGTTTGGCCAATATTTGAATTCCGATTTGAATGAGAACACATTGTGTGTGAAACAAAATTTCGGTCAAAATGTAAGCCAAATTAAACGCGTTAATCGTGATCTTTCACCTTGTACAAGTGACATTACATCCAGCAGTTGTAGCACGAGAAATGTTAAGATGCGAGACAAACATCGC TCTGACTCATGTAAAACCTACAACTTGATAATGGGAAAATTAGACGAACTAAGCCAGCTGTTTGCGACTCGACGCGTGCCCGTTCAAACTCACCTCGTAAGGCAGTCCTCCGAGTCAGTGTCGATGTGTGACAAGGTGGTGGCCACGGACGACGGAAGGGGAAGAAATTTTGACACCGTAAAG GTACTTCATACGAGCAAACTGAACGGTCGTGTACAGCCCATAAATCAATCTCTTGAAAGACGTCAACTCAAAACACAATACGCGATGAATGTTACAACAGTGGGACGAGGGAGAAATCACGTTGCTGGCGATgg TTGCCTGAGCGACGCCGGCTCGGTCAGCGATGTCTTCGACTTGGACAACCCTTTGCAT TTATATTCGCAAGCTAAACGCTTACAAGAGTTACGAGCGAGTAGCCAACGCACGAGTTCCAGTCGTCCACCGCACAAACGACAGAACGCACGCGACTACGAGTCGGAGGCGCTGGGCGACCAGGTCGAGGGCACTCGCTCCGTGTGCGCGCTGTGTCGTGAATACTGGCGAATTATAAGacagtatttcaataaataa